One Dioscorea cayenensis subsp. rotundata cultivar TDr96_F1 chromosome 17, TDr96_F1_v2_PseudoChromosome.rev07_lg8_w22 25.fasta, whole genome shotgun sequence DNA window includes the following coding sequences:
- the LOC120281143 gene encoding uncharacterized protein LOC120281143 has protein sequence MAATSAIDGCNRLSHVAYGILELENIESWTWFLNGLYKAIGLPNGLVLASDRQKCLEEAICSVYPSVEHRTFRGYNTTIKDIKSINIKAYKWIEDLGKKTEIWSRSQFSTVCKCDYITNNISESFNAWVAEARERPVLDLLDTIRQKIMVTMDKRRMTTKWKDDIVPSVKKYVRNLSRELTAYEVQRCSDSKAEISYKGQRCEVLLTNGICSCKKWQVSGIPCVHAMAFIFSIRGSK, from the exons ATGGCAGCAACTAGTGCTATTGATGGATGTAATCGACTCTCTCACGTTGCTTATGGAATATTAGAGTTAGAAAACATTGAGTCCTGGACATGGTTCTTGAATGGCTTATATAAGGCAATAGGTTTGCCTAATGGTTTGGTACTTGCATCTGATAGGCAGAAGTGTCTTGAGGAAGCAATTTGCTCGGTTTATCCATCTGTGGAGCATAGAACAT TTAGAGGTTACAATACAACTATAAAAGACATCAAATCAATTAATATCAAAGCTTATAAATGGATAGAGGACTTGGGAAAGAAAACAGAGATATGGAGTAGATCACAGTTTAGTACTGTTTGCAAATGTGATTACATCACAAATAATATATCTGAGTCATTCAATGCATGGGTTGCAGAAGCCAGGGAAAGGCCTGTTTTGGATCTTTTAGACACAATCAGACAAAAGATAATGGTGACCATGGATAAAAGAAGAATGACAACAAAATGGAAGGATGATATTGTGCCATCTGTGAAAAAATATGTACGAAACCTATCCAGAGAATTGACAGCATATGAGGTACAACGTTGTAGTGATTCAAAGGCTGAGATCTCTTATAAAGGACAAAGGTGTGAGGTTCTATTGACTAATGGAATATGCAGTTGTAAAAAGTGGCAAGTCTCTGGAATACCTTGTGTACATGCTATGGCATTCATCTTCAGTATCAGAGGTTCAAAATGA